Proteins encoded in a region of the Podospora pseudopauciseta strain CBS 411.78 chromosome 6, whole genome shotgun sequence genome:
- a CDS encoding hypothetical protein (COG:S; EggNog:ENOG503NYT1), with product MDAFVTRRSQKRKTSDDFAVESHEESTDIKLAILASLHPDIEQEMLLDILLAHDGDVQATSNTLKSPSTPRSVKKTANNRIAGQTSLRAFAIDPSSGEPSPKKPKILSKKGQTLHLYDPQDISEHTPCTIIHNFLPAHEANELLFELLEESKTFQKASFKLFDNIVSSPHTSGFYVGSQKELQEQKDDYHYNGGRISDVRTLTPKLEAVRGRVQETVNSAIEEHIRTHHRGQKPRHQPSEPWCANAAFVNCYNGPQESVGWHTDQLTYLGPRPTIASLSLGVTREFRLRRISSFLPSSTSDNPDPNLQGQVSLPLPHNSLLIMHSTTQEEWKHSVSPSPTLTPHPVSGNIRINITYRHYRSAFHPKYTPKCHCGVPGVLRVVTNDTKQANGERERKENRGRYFYMCHAGNVPDPTKKKCGWFLWGDFDQDGNPRV from the exons ATGGATGCCTTTGTGACCAGGCGGTCACAGAAACGCAAAACAAGCGACGATTTTGCCGTGGAATCGCATGAAGAATCGACAGACATCAAACTGGCGATTCTAGCTTCCCTTCATCCTGATATCGAACAAGAAATGCTTCTTGATATTCTTTTAGCGCACGACGGCGATGTCCAGGCCAcatccaacaccctcaaATCACCATCTACCCCCCGATCTGTCAAAAAGACTGCCAACAACAGAATAGCAGGACAAACATCCCTACGAGCCTTCGCTATCGACCCATCATCCGGCGAGCCATCCCCAAAGAAACCCAAAATTCTCTCCAAAAAAGGCCAAACACTACACCTCTACGACCCGCAAGACATAAGCGAGCACACCCCCTGCACCATAATTCACAACTTCCTCCCCGCCCACGAAGCCAACGAGCTTCTATTCGAACTCCTGGAAGAGTCCAAAACATTCCAAAAGGCATCCTTCAAACTATTTGACAACATCGTCTCCAGCCCCCACACCTCGGGGTTTTACGTTGGCAGTCAGAAGGAACTGCAAGAGCAGAAGGATGACTACCACTATAACGGTGGCAGGATCAGC GATGTCCGCACCCTGACACCAAAACTAGAAGCTGTACGGGGGCGAGTGCAAGAGACAGTTAATTCGGCAATTGAAGAGCACATTCGCACTCATCACCGTGGTCAGAAGCCAAGACATCAGCCTTCTGAGCCTTGGTGTGCGAATGCAGCTTTTGTGAATTGTTACAATGGGCCGCAGGAGAGCGTTGGTTGG CACACCGACCAACTAACCTACCTCGGCCCCCGCCCCACAATTGCATCCCTTTCCCTAGGCGTAACCCGCGAGTTCCGCCTCCGTCGCATATCTTCTTTTCTGCCCTCTTCCACATCTGACAATCCTGATCCAAACCTCCAAGGCCAAGTctcgctccccctcccccacaacTCCTTGTTGATCATgcactccaccacccaagagGAATGGAAACACTCTGTGtcaccttccccaaccctaaccccgcACCCTGTGTCGGGCAATATCAGGATCAACATCACCTACCGCCACTATCGCTCTGCTTTTCACCCGAAGTATACACCAAAGTGTCACTGCGGTGTGCcaggggtgttgagggtggtgacgaATGACACCAAGCAAGCAAACggtgagagggagaggaaggagaatcGGGGGAGGTATTTCTACAT GTGCCACGCGGGTAACGTACCCGACCCTACCAAAAAGAAGTGTGGGTGGTTTTTGTGGGGCGATTTCGACCAAGATGGAAATCCGAGGGTCTGA
- a CDS encoding hypothetical protein (EggNog:ENOG503P2ZH; COG:S) produces the protein MKHQIKGPELSRDLFVVPPDFELKRRSMTLDARKHHANQNRPTSPFPLLGSGQNPPTLLDNLADFQHQIPFNQLPPTFREAAKVTRQLGHTHIWIDSLCIIQDSKADWRDESKIMGDIYANFVCTTSALTALSSVQGCFAEKSPDGKETTPRNPLAFRICHLPHGLHVDCHQRLDTFLQIDRSPLPLHTRAWVLQERILGPRTVYYGAWGLAWECVECLATESKSWGEDLWGMWEDKLLDELLWFTDTSSDRPHTREYLAPTWSWAGLEGRVFEEMALMPRVGPSGEDLLPEWIGKVVETGMDEKGRGYVRLQGAVKRVVRRRDGSGGGLVDRDRGGDHAVASWAADTVEDSK, from the exons ATGAAGCACCAGATCAAGGGACCAGAGCTCTCCCGCGATCTCTTCGTGGTTCCGCCTGATTTCGAGCTCAAGCGACGTTCCATGACGCTTGATGCCAGAAAGCACCACG CAAATCAAAACCGCCCCACCTCACCCTTCCCACTGCTGGGGAGCGGCCAAAATCCTCCGACTCTCCTGGACAACCTCGCCGACTTTCAACACCAGATCCCATTCAACCAACTTCCTCCAACCTTCCGCGAGGCAGCAAAAGTCACGCGCCAGCTAGGCCACACACACATCTGGATCGACTCCCTCTGCATCATCCAAGACTCCAAAGCCGACTGGCGCGACGAATCCAAGATCATGGGCGACATATACGCGAATTTCGTctgcaccacctccgccttgacggccctctcctccgtccAGGGGTGCTTTGCAGAGAAGAGCCCCGACGGCAAAGAGACCACGCCGCGGAACCCGCTCGCTTTTCGAATATGCCATCTCCCTCACGGGCTTCATGTTGATTGCCACCAGCGTCTTGACACGTTTTTGCAGATTGACCGCTCCCCTTTACCGCTGCACACGCGCGCGTGGGTTCTGCAGGAGCGGATTTTGGGACCCAGGACGGTGTACTACGGCGCCTGGGGTTTGGCTTGGGAGTGTGTCGAGTGCTTGGCGACGGAGAGCAAGTcctggggggag GACCTCTGGGGGATGTGGGAGGACAAGCTGCTTGATGAACTTTTGTGGTTCACTGATACATCCAGTGATCGGCCGCACACGAGGGAGTATTTGGCGCCGACGTGGTCATGGGCGGGCTTGGAAGGGAGGGTTTTTGAGGAGATGGCTTTGATGCCTCGCGTTGGACCTAGCGGGGAGGATCTTCTTCCTGAGTGGATTGGAAAAGTTGTCGAGACGGGGATggatgagaaggggagggggtatgTGCGTTTGCAGGGGGCTGTGAAGCGGGTTGTGCGCCGTCGAGATGGCTCTGGGGGTGGTTTAGTTGATAGGGATAGAGGAGGGGATCATGCGGTTGCCTCTTGGGCGGCGGATACGGTGGAGGACTCGAAGTGA